The following coding sequences are from one Rhineura floridana isolate rRhiFlo1 chromosome 2, rRhiFlo1.hap2, whole genome shotgun sequence window:
- the GLB1L gene encoding beta-galactosidase-1-like protein isoform X3: MGLLWLCVFVVLLQGLQLQATSAARYFSIDYANNCFLKDGVKFRYISGSIHYFRVPPVYWKDRLHKMYMSGLNAVQIYVPWNYHEPLPGIYNFTGDRDLEGFLDLVAQLGLLVILRPGPYICAEWEMGGLPSWLLAKPDIILRTTDPDFLKAVDKWLDVLLPKIKPHLYHNGGNIISVQLFPRQVENEYGSYYACDYNYLRHLLSVFRAYLGKEVLLFTTDGTSESELRCGTLQGLYATVDFGPEENVTEAFQQQRLYESKGPLVNSEYYTGWLDYWGEPHSTKRTKDVAQGLQKMLELGANVNMYMFQGGTNFGYWSGADYKDRFKPITTSYDYDAPLSEAGDPTDKLYAIRTVIGKFQKLPSGPMPPPTPKFAYGYVSLSQRVALLDVLAILSPSLPFYSSYPLTFEALKQTHGFMLYRTLLPQDIVVSAWLSAPKNGVHDFAYILLNGEYKGTLERDRVNGINISGQLGDTLDLVVENMGRINFGANNSDFKGLIHNITLGTTILSDWLIYPLDIDSVVARAWPPTAPSSSGNTGPAFYTGVFTTPGISQDSYLKLPGWTKGQLWINGFNLGRFWPARGPQQTLFVPGSLLSGSALNTVVILELQEAPGKPKVLFVDRPLLSGTYNSTHRDME, encoded by the exons ATGGGGTTGTTGTGGCTGTGTGTTTTTGTGGTGTTgttgcagggcctgcaactccag GCCACCTCAGCAGCCCGCTACTTCAGCATTGATTATGCGAATAACTGCTTCCTCAAGGATGGTGTTAAATTTCGCTATATCTCAGGCAGCATCCATTACTTTCGTGTCCCACCTGTCTATTGGAAGGATCGGCTTCACAAGATGTACATGAGTGGCCTCAATGCTGTGCAAAT CTACGTGCCCTGGAATTACCATGAGCCACTGCCTGGTATCTACAACTTTACTGGTGACAGAGACTTGGAAGGATTCCTAGACTTGGTGGCCCAGTTAGGCCTGTTGGTGATCTTACGACCTGGACCCTACATCTGTGCTGAGTGGGAGATG GGTGGCCTTCCATCCTGGCTGTTGGCAAAGCCAGATATTATCCTGCGCACAACTGACCCAG ATTTCCTGAAAGCTGTGGACAAATGGTTGGATGTTCTGCTGCCCAAGATCAAGCCCCATCTGTACCACAATGGAGGCAACATCATCAGTGTCCAG CTGTTCCCCAGGCAGGTAGAAAATGAATATGGGAGCTACTATGCCTGTGACTATAACTATCTGCGCCACCTACTGAGTGTCTTTCGTGCCTATCTGGGTAAAGAAGTTCTGCTCTTCACCACTGATGGCACCTCAGAATCTGAGCTCCGTTGTGGGACATTACAGGGCCTATACGCCACTGTGGACTTTGGACCAG AGGAAAACGTGACAGAAGCATTTCAGCAGCAGCGACTGTATGAGTCGAAGGGACCACTG GTGAATTCTGAGTACTACACAGGCTGGCTGGATTACTGGGGTGAGCCACACTCTACAAAAAGGACTAAAGATGTGGCTCAGGGCCTACAGAAGATGCTAGAATTGGGAGCCAACGTCAACAT GTATATGTTCCAAGGTGGCACCAACTTTGGTTACTGGAGTG GTGCTGATTACAAGGACCGTTTCAAACCCATCACTACTAGCTATGACTATGATGCACCACTCTCAGAGGCTGGAGACCCTACTGACAAGCTGTATGCCATCCGTACAGTCATTGGCAAG TTTCAGAAGCTGCCCTCGGGGCCAATGCCACCCCCTACCCCGAAGTTTGCATATGGCTATGTATCCTTATCCCAG CGAGTGGCCCTACTGGATGTTCTTGCCATTCTTTCACCTTCCTTGCCGTTCTATTCCTCCTATCCTCTCACCTTTGAAGCTCTGAAGCAG ACCCATGGCTTCATGCTCTACCGGACCCTTTTGCCACAGGACATTGTGGTCTCTGCCTGGCTCAGTGCCCCTAAGAATGGTGTTCATGATTTTGCCTACATTCTGCTCAATGGA GAGTACAAGGGAACActggagagagacagagtgaATGGGATCAATATATCTGGCCAGCTGGGGGACAcactggacttggtggtggagaACATGGGTCGCATCAACTTTGGAGCTAACAACAGTGACTTTAAG GGTCTGATCCACAATATCACACTGGGTACCACCATACTCAGTGACTGGCTCATCTATCCCCTGGACATAGACTCAGTTGTGGCCCGTGCATGGCCCCCAACTGCCCCATCAAGCAGTGGGAACACAGGACCTGCTTTCTATACAGGAGTATTTACAACACCTGGTATCAGCCAGGACTCCTACTTGAAGCTCCCAGGCTGGACGAAG GGCCAGCTCTGGATCAATGGTTTTAACTTGGGCCGGTTCTGGCCAGCTCGTGGACCCCAGCAAACTCTCTTTGTGCCTGGTTCACTCCTCAGTGGTTCGGCCCTCAACACTGTTGTCATTCTGGAACTGCAGGAAGCTCCAGGGAAGCCCAAAGTGCTTTTTGTTGACCGACCCCTTCTCAGCGGCACCTACAACTCCACCCACAGAGACATGGAGTAA
- the GLB1L gene encoding beta-galactosidase-1-like protein isoform X1, with amino-acid sequence MSLVGQPFSVLYTSQGKYYKGTIPNLWRKQEGLPTSLSCDDSLRAEVLAKEMGLLWLCVFVVLLQGLQLQATSAARYFSIDYANNCFLKDGVKFRYISGSIHYFRVPPVYWKDRLHKMYMSGLNAVQIYVPWNYHEPLPGIYNFTGDRDLEGFLDLVAQLGLLVILRPGPYICAEWEMGGLPSWLLAKPDIILRTTDPDFLKAVDKWLDVLLPKIKPHLYHNGGNIISVQLFPRQVENEYGSYYACDYNYLRHLLSVFRAYLGKEVLLFTTDGTSESELRCGTLQGLYATVDFGPEENVTEAFQQQRLYESKGPLVNSEYYTGWLDYWGEPHSTKRTKDVAQGLQKMLELGANVNMYMFQGGTNFGYWSGADYKDRFKPITTSYDYDAPLSEAGDPTDKLYAIRTVIGKFQKLPSGPMPPPTPKFAYGYVSLSQRVALLDVLAILSPSLPFYSSYPLTFEALKQTHGFMLYRTLLPQDIVVSAWLSAPKNGVHDFAYILLNGEYKGTLERDRVNGINISGQLGDTLDLVVENMGRINFGANNSDFKGLIHNITLGTTILSDWLIYPLDIDSVVARAWPPTAPSSSGNTGPAFYTGVFTTPGISQDSYLKLPGWTKGQLWINGFNLGRFWPARGPQQTLFVPGSLLSGSALNTVVILELQEAPGKPKVLFVDRPLLSGTYNSTHRDME; translated from the exons ATGTCCTTGGTGGGGCAGCCATTTTCAGTCTTGTATACCTCACAGGGTAAATATTATAAGG GGACCATCCCTAATCTTTGGAGGAAGCAAGAGGGCCTGCCCACTAGCTTGTCATGTGATGACTCCCTCCGAGCTGAAGTTCTAGCCAAAGAGATGGGGTTGTTGTGGCTGTGTGTTTTTGTGGTGTTgttgcagggcctgcaactccag GCCACCTCAGCAGCCCGCTACTTCAGCATTGATTATGCGAATAACTGCTTCCTCAAGGATGGTGTTAAATTTCGCTATATCTCAGGCAGCATCCATTACTTTCGTGTCCCACCTGTCTATTGGAAGGATCGGCTTCACAAGATGTACATGAGTGGCCTCAATGCTGTGCAAAT CTACGTGCCCTGGAATTACCATGAGCCACTGCCTGGTATCTACAACTTTACTGGTGACAGAGACTTGGAAGGATTCCTAGACTTGGTGGCCCAGTTAGGCCTGTTGGTGATCTTACGACCTGGACCCTACATCTGTGCTGAGTGGGAGATG GGTGGCCTTCCATCCTGGCTGTTGGCAAAGCCAGATATTATCCTGCGCACAACTGACCCAG ATTTCCTGAAAGCTGTGGACAAATGGTTGGATGTTCTGCTGCCCAAGATCAAGCCCCATCTGTACCACAATGGAGGCAACATCATCAGTGTCCAG CTGTTCCCCAGGCAGGTAGAAAATGAATATGGGAGCTACTATGCCTGTGACTATAACTATCTGCGCCACCTACTGAGTGTCTTTCGTGCCTATCTGGGTAAAGAAGTTCTGCTCTTCACCACTGATGGCACCTCAGAATCTGAGCTCCGTTGTGGGACATTACAGGGCCTATACGCCACTGTGGACTTTGGACCAG AGGAAAACGTGACAGAAGCATTTCAGCAGCAGCGACTGTATGAGTCGAAGGGACCACTG GTGAATTCTGAGTACTACACAGGCTGGCTGGATTACTGGGGTGAGCCACACTCTACAAAAAGGACTAAAGATGTGGCTCAGGGCCTACAGAAGATGCTAGAATTGGGAGCCAACGTCAACAT GTATATGTTCCAAGGTGGCACCAACTTTGGTTACTGGAGTG GTGCTGATTACAAGGACCGTTTCAAACCCATCACTACTAGCTATGACTATGATGCACCACTCTCAGAGGCTGGAGACCCTACTGACAAGCTGTATGCCATCCGTACAGTCATTGGCAAG TTTCAGAAGCTGCCCTCGGGGCCAATGCCACCCCCTACCCCGAAGTTTGCATATGGCTATGTATCCTTATCCCAG CGAGTGGCCCTACTGGATGTTCTTGCCATTCTTTCACCTTCCTTGCCGTTCTATTCCTCCTATCCTCTCACCTTTGAAGCTCTGAAGCAG ACCCATGGCTTCATGCTCTACCGGACCCTTTTGCCACAGGACATTGTGGTCTCTGCCTGGCTCAGTGCCCCTAAGAATGGTGTTCATGATTTTGCCTACATTCTGCTCAATGGA GAGTACAAGGGAACActggagagagacagagtgaATGGGATCAATATATCTGGCCAGCTGGGGGACAcactggacttggtggtggagaACATGGGTCGCATCAACTTTGGAGCTAACAACAGTGACTTTAAG GGTCTGATCCACAATATCACACTGGGTACCACCATACTCAGTGACTGGCTCATCTATCCCCTGGACATAGACTCAGTTGTGGCCCGTGCATGGCCCCCAACTGCCCCATCAAGCAGTGGGAACACAGGACCTGCTTTCTATACAGGAGTATTTACAACACCTGGTATCAGCCAGGACTCCTACTTGAAGCTCCCAGGCTGGACGAAG GGCCAGCTCTGGATCAATGGTTTTAACTTGGGCCGGTTCTGGCCAGCTCGTGGACCCCAGCAAACTCTCTTTGTGCCTGGTTCACTCCTCAGTGGTTCGGCCCTCAACACTGTTGTCATTCTGGAACTGCAGGAAGCTCCAGGGAAGCCCAAAGTGCTTTTTGTTGACCGACCCCTTCTCAGCGGCACCTACAACTCCACCCACAGAGACATGGAGTAA
- the GLB1L gene encoding beta-galactosidase-1-like protein isoform X2, protein MSLVGQPFSVLYTSQGKYYKGTIPNLWRKQEGLPTSLSCDDSLRAEVLAKEMGLLWLCVFVVLLQGLQLQATSAARYFSIDYANNCFLKDGVKFRYISGSIHYFRVPPVYWKDRLHKMYMSGLNAVQIYVPWNYHEPLPGIYNFTGDRDLEGFLDLVAQLGLLVILRPGPYICAEWEMGGLPSWLLAKPDIILRTTDPDFLKAVDKWLDVLLPKIKPHLYHNGGNIISVQVENEYGSYYACDYNYLRHLLSVFRAYLGKEVLLFTTDGTSESELRCGTLQGLYATVDFGPEENVTEAFQQQRLYESKGPLVNSEYYTGWLDYWGEPHSTKRTKDVAQGLQKMLELGANVNMYMFQGGTNFGYWSGADYKDRFKPITTSYDYDAPLSEAGDPTDKLYAIRTVIGKFQKLPSGPMPPPTPKFAYGYVSLSQRVALLDVLAILSPSLPFYSSYPLTFEALKQTHGFMLYRTLLPQDIVVSAWLSAPKNGVHDFAYILLNGEYKGTLERDRVNGINISGQLGDTLDLVVENMGRINFGANNSDFKGLIHNITLGTTILSDWLIYPLDIDSVVARAWPPTAPSSSGNTGPAFYTGVFTTPGISQDSYLKLPGWTKGQLWINGFNLGRFWPARGPQQTLFVPGSLLSGSALNTVVILELQEAPGKPKVLFVDRPLLSGTYNSTHRDME, encoded by the exons ATGTCCTTGGTGGGGCAGCCATTTTCAGTCTTGTATACCTCACAGGGTAAATATTATAAGG GGACCATCCCTAATCTTTGGAGGAAGCAAGAGGGCCTGCCCACTAGCTTGTCATGTGATGACTCCCTCCGAGCTGAAGTTCTAGCCAAAGAGATGGGGTTGTTGTGGCTGTGTGTTTTTGTGGTGTTgttgcagggcctgcaactccag GCCACCTCAGCAGCCCGCTACTTCAGCATTGATTATGCGAATAACTGCTTCCTCAAGGATGGTGTTAAATTTCGCTATATCTCAGGCAGCATCCATTACTTTCGTGTCCCACCTGTCTATTGGAAGGATCGGCTTCACAAGATGTACATGAGTGGCCTCAATGCTGTGCAAAT CTACGTGCCCTGGAATTACCATGAGCCACTGCCTGGTATCTACAACTTTACTGGTGACAGAGACTTGGAAGGATTCCTAGACTTGGTGGCCCAGTTAGGCCTGTTGGTGATCTTACGACCTGGACCCTACATCTGTGCTGAGTGGGAGATG GGTGGCCTTCCATCCTGGCTGTTGGCAAAGCCAGATATTATCCTGCGCACAACTGACCCAG ATTTCCTGAAAGCTGTGGACAAATGGTTGGATGTTCTGCTGCCCAAGATCAAGCCCCATCTGTACCACAATGGAGGCAACATCATCAGTGTCCAG GTAGAAAATGAATATGGGAGCTACTATGCCTGTGACTATAACTATCTGCGCCACCTACTGAGTGTCTTTCGTGCCTATCTGGGTAAAGAAGTTCTGCTCTTCACCACTGATGGCACCTCAGAATCTGAGCTCCGTTGTGGGACATTACAGGGCCTATACGCCACTGTGGACTTTGGACCAG AGGAAAACGTGACAGAAGCATTTCAGCAGCAGCGACTGTATGAGTCGAAGGGACCACTG GTGAATTCTGAGTACTACACAGGCTGGCTGGATTACTGGGGTGAGCCACACTCTACAAAAAGGACTAAAGATGTGGCTCAGGGCCTACAGAAGATGCTAGAATTGGGAGCCAACGTCAACAT GTATATGTTCCAAGGTGGCACCAACTTTGGTTACTGGAGTG GTGCTGATTACAAGGACCGTTTCAAACCCATCACTACTAGCTATGACTATGATGCACCACTCTCAGAGGCTGGAGACCCTACTGACAAGCTGTATGCCATCCGTACAGTCATTGGCAAG TTTCAGAAGCTGCCCTCGGGGCCAATGCCACCCCCTACCCCGAAGTTTGCATATGGCTATGTATCCTTATCCCAG CGAGTGGCCCTACTGGATGTTCTTGCCATTCTTTCACCTTCCTTGCCGTTCTATTCCTCCTATCCTCTCACCTTTGAAGCTCTGAAGCAG ACCCATGGCTTCATGCTCTACCGGACCCTTTTGCCACAGGACATTGTGGTCTCTGCCTGGCTCAGTGCCCCTAAGAATGGTGTTCATGATTTTGCCTACATTCTGCTCAATGGA GAGTACAAGGGAACActggagagagacagagtgaATGGGATCAATATATCTGGCCAGCTGGGGGACAcactggacttggtggtggagaACATGGGTCGCATCAACTTTGGAGCTAACAACAGTGACTTTAAG GGTCTGATCCACAATATCACACTGGGTACCACCATACTCAGTGACTGGCTCATCTATCCCCTGGACATAGACTCAGTTGTGGCCCGTGCATGGCCCCCAACTGCCCCATCAAGCAGTGGGAACACAGGACCTGCTTTCTATACAGGAGTATTTACAACACCTGGTATCAGCCAGGACTCCTACTTGAAGCTCCCAGGCTGGACGAAG GGCCAGCTCTGGATCAATGGTTTTAACTTGGGCCGGTTCTGGCCAGCTCGTGGACCCCAGCAAACTCTCTTTGTGCCTGGTTCACTCCTCAGTGGTTCGGCCCTCAACACTGTTGTCATTCTGGAACTGCAGGAAGCTCCAGGGAAGCCCAAAGTGCTTTTTGTTGACCGACCCCTTCTCAGCGGCACCTACAACTCCACCCACAGAGACATGGAGTAA